From Labrus bergylta chromosome 22, fLabBer1.1, whole genome shotgun sequence, one genomic window encodes:
- the gba2 gene encoding non-lysosomal glucosylceramidase has product MTSDWGEKSTADLMSRYVSKEMGRGVPKEGWRICLAHEFKEKRKPFQAKDVSLSNVLEHVGLGIRYLKWWYKKTQVEKKAPFIDMFRAQPLRQIYGAPLGGIGGGTITRGWRGEFCRWQLNPGMYHYKTVTANQFTVCLRRGGQTVYQQVLSVERPPTLQGWNWGYCGEYAFYHALYPRAWTVYHLPGQNVTLTCRQISPVIPHDYKDSSLPVAVFVWDIENKNDFALEVSIMFTMVNGSGHKDDKSGGHWNEPFHLEKEGEAVSGVLLHHCTTVNPYTLSIAAREQPDRMVSHQTAFSPKGTCSGLWSDLITDGRLDSPTGSSPPSPKGEKVAAALAVGCSVPAQGHNTVEFSLAWDMPKITFGSREREHIRRYTRYFGTQADASPSLSHYALTHYRRWERSIEEWQRPILQDSSLPPWYKSALFNELYFVADGGTVWTELPEDADVSGGIRSEDGGLPAQPDVIKEYGRFAYLEGQEYRMYNTYDVHFYASFALIMLWPKLALSLQYDIAGSVVSVDPTERLHLMSGLHSPVKAKNVVPHDIGDPDDEPWQRVNAYLIHDTADWKDLNLKFVLQVYRDFHLTQDTQYLRDMWPVCQAVMESEMKFDLDGDGLIENSGYADQTYDGWTVTGPSAYCGGLWLASLCVMCKMARLVDSEETFQRYRDILDRGSAAFDKLLWNGKYYNYDSSGRDLSNSVMSDQCAGHWFLRASGLGDGEYQAFPKEKIQSALKSVFDLNVMSFAGGQMGAVNGMRPEGVVDRSSVQSDEVWIGVVYGLAATMIHEGMHEEGMRTAEGCYRTVWERLGMAFQTPEAYCEKGIYRSLAYMRPLSVWAMQLALNTSKKDQNTSAQNGASDGEQGQDLRESELGPEK; this is encoded by the exons GTATCTGAAATGGTGGTACAAGAAGACACAGGTGGAAAAGAAAGCTCCGTTCATCGACATGTTTCGCGCTCAGCCCTTGCGCCAAATATACG GCGCTCCACTCGGCGGTATCGGAGGAGGAACCATCACGCGAGGGTGGAGGGGGGAGTTCTGCAGATGGCAGCTCAACCCTGGAATGTACCACTACAAAACGGTCACAGCGAACCAG TTTACAGTGTGTTTGCGGCGAGGTGGCCAAACGGTTTACCAGCAGGTGCTCTCGGTGGAGCGTCCGCCCACACTACAAGGCTGGAACTGGGGTTACTGTGGGGAGTACGCTTTCTACCACGCCCTGTACCCCCGAGCCTGGACCGTCTACCACCTGCCGGGACAGAATGTGACGCTCACCTGCAGGCAGATCTCCCCCGTCATCCCGCATGACTACAAG GACTCGAGCCTCCCCGTGGCGGTGTTTGTGTGGGACATCGAGAACAAGAATGACTTTGCTCTGGAGGTCTCCATCATGTTCACCATGGTCAACGGGTCGGGACACAAGGACGACAAGAGCGGGGGACACTGGAACGAACCATTCCACctggagaaggagggggaggccGTGTCCGGGGTCTTACTACACCACTGCACTACAGTGAACCCTTACACTCTGAGCATCGCAGCCCGAGAGCAG CCTGACAGGATGGTCAGTCACCAGACGGCGTTCAGTCCAAAGGGAACCTGCAGCGGCCTGTGGAGTGACCTCATCACTGATGGACGGCTGGACTCTCCTACAG GCTCGAGCCCACCATCGCCTAAAGGAGAGAAGGTGGCGGCAGCGTTGGCTGTGGGCTGCTCCGTGCCGGCTCAGGGTCACAACACGGTGGAGTTCAGCCTGGCCTGGGACATGCCCAAAATCACCTTCGGCTCAAGGGAGCGAGAGCACATCAG GAGATACACTCGTTACTTTGGTACTCAAGCAGACGCTTCCCCCTCGCTCAGTCACTACGCACTCACACACTACAGACGCTGGGAGAGGAGCATTGAGGAGTGGCAGAGACCCATCCTGCAGGACAG TTCTCTCCCCCCCTGGTACAAGTCGGCTCTGTTTAACGAGCTGTACTTTGTGGCCGACGGAGGGACGGTGTGGACCGAGCTGCCGGAGGATGCTGACGTCAGCGGCGGCATCCGCAGCGAGGACGGCGGGCTTCCAGCTCAGCCTGACGTCATCAAGGAGTACGGACGATTCGCCTACCTGGAAG GTCAGGAGTACAGAATGTACAACACATACGACGTGCACTTCTACGCCTCCTTTGCTCTCATCATGCTGTGGCCCAAACTCGCCTTGAGTTTGCAGTATGATATCG CCGGCAGCGTGGTCAGTGTAGACCCCACAGAGAGGCTCCACCTGATGAGCGGCCTTCACTCTCCTGTAAAGGCCAAAAACGTGGTGCCTCACGACATCGGCGATCCAG ACGACGAGCCCTGGCAGAGGGTGAACGCCTACCTGATCCACGACACTGCAGACTGGAAGGACCTGAACCTGAAGTTCGTCCTGCAGGTCTACAGGGACTTTCATCTCACACAGGACACGCAGTACCTCCGGGACATGTGGCCAGTCTGCCAG GCTGTGATGGAGTCAGAGATGAAGTTTGACCTGGATGGAGATGGACTGATAGAGAACTCTGGCTACGCAGACCAGACTTATGACGGCTGGACTGTGACTGGACCAAG TGCGTACTGTGGCGGGCTGTGGTTGGCGTCCCTGTGTGTGATGTGCAAGATGGCTCGTCTGGTGGACAGCGAGGAGACATTCCAACGCTACAGGGACATCCTGGACAGAGGCAGCGCTGCTTTTGATAAACTGCTGTGGAACG GCAAATACTATAACTACGACAGCAGTGGGAGAGACCTTTCTAACAGCGTCATGTCGGATCAGTGTGCTGGTCACTGGTTCCTGAGAGCCTCCGGACTTGGAGATGGAGAATACCAG GCTTTTCCCAAAGAAAAAATCCAGAGCGCTCTTAAATCTGTCTTCGACTTGAATGTGATGAGCTTTGCTGGGGGTCAGATGGGGGCGGTTAACGGAATGCGTCCTGAAGGAGTGGTGGACCGCTCCAGTGTTCAGTCAGACGAGGTCTGGATTGGAGTGGTGTATGGACTGGCTGCCACTATGATCCATGag GGTATGCATGAGGAGGGTATGCGCACAGCAGAGGGTTGTTATCGGACTGTTTGGGAGAGGCTGGGCATGGCCTTCCAGACTCCCGAAGCTTACTGCGAGAAGGGCATCTACCGCTCCCTGGCATACATGCGACCTCTGAGCGTCTGGGCTATGCAGCTGGCCCTGAACACTTCAAAGAAGGATCAGAACACGTCGGCCCAGAACGGAGCATCAGACGGGGAGCAAGGACAGGATCTGAGAGAGTCAGAGCTAGGACCTGAGAAGTAG